The Vicinamibacterales bacterium DNA window GTGGCCGCTGGCCTTCGACCTGTATCTGCCACGGCCGTGGACGGAGGATGCCGCGCTTCGGGACGCCGTCGGCGTTCCGTCCACGGTTCCGTTCCGCGAGAAGTGGCGGATCTCCCTGGTGCAGGTCCGCGCCATCCAGCAGGTCGGGTTCACGATCACTGGCGTTGTCGTCGATGCCGATTACGGCACCAACGCCGCGTTCCGGGCTGGGCTGGGCTGGAGCGTCTCGGCTACGGGGTCGCCGTGCGCGGCGAGGCGGTGTTCACGGTGGTGGCGTGGACGCGCCGTCGCTGCGCGAAGGGCCTGGCGACGATGGCGCCCGACGACGCGTGGGAGACGGTGACGTGGGGCGCGGGCATCGCCGGACCGTTCACAGCCCGGTTCTGTGCGCTGCGGGTACGCCCGCCGACCGGCCGCGGCGACCGCTGGCTGCTCTGCGAGCGCTCCGAGACCGACGTCCGCAAGTACTACCTGCTGCATCTGCCCGTCACCACGCCGCTCGGCGATCTCGTTGCCCTGGCCCGCAGTCGCGGGCCGATCGAGCAGTAGTACCGAGAACTCTAAGACGACCTGGGCCTCGACTACTTCGAGGGCCGCACCTACACCGGCCTCGCCCATTATTTCGTGCTCGCGGTCGTCGCCTTCACCTTCTTACAGATCGAACGCGCGCGACACCCCGACGCGCTCCGCCCGAACCTACCGGTCATGCGCGGCTGGGCGCGCGAAATCCTTGGCCTGCCCAACATCGTGCACAACCGCCGACTACTCGGCATGCTCGACAGCTTTCGCCGCAACGCGCCATTGCGAAGGTGACAAAGTAGTGTTATGCGGACAGCTGAGTGGCCACACTGTAGGTATGCTGTGGCGATCCGTCAGCAGCGGGGATCGTCGCAAAATACAAGGACGATTATTAAGGCGCCACATCCAACTCAGTAGAACAGCTGTCGATCGGGCGGCCGTCCGAGTGCATCCTCAACCGATAACGGCCCGCCGCCGTCGGCAGCGTGAGCGAGGACTCAAGGCGCCACCACCCTCGGCCAGCAGGCGAGACGCTGACCGGCGCGCTGAGCACCGTGACGCCCTCACTTTCCACGACCGCGGAAACGTCACTGCCTTTGAGGTGCCCAAGCGCAGACGCGGTTGCGTGAGCACGCAACGCGGCGCCACCGGCAAAGACGTGCGTGGCGCTCGCCAGTTCGGCTCCGGCCTGTTCCAAATGCACCCCGGCGCAGACGGCTGATGAGGCGGCGTCCTTCGGCACTGTCACGTCCGCGAACACCGTGCCACCCGTGCCGACTCCCTGAACGATCAGGCGAAACTGATAATTTCCAGCCGGGAGCGAGAGTCGTGGCGCGGCGGTGACCGCCCTGGCCCCTGATCGGGGCACACGCCCGGATTGCTGCGCGCGCATCACTCCCTTCTCGTCAACCGCCATCACCAAATATGTCGCGTCGCTTCCGACAGGCAGTCCGCCCAAGACGGCAAACGGCGCGACGACCGAGGGCGAACGAGACAGATGACTCACGAGGGCCGGCGCCATCGCCACGCGCACACCGCGGATTGGCAATGGCGCCGCAACTGGCACGAGCGCCGGCACTGCTGGCCTGGCGAGTGGGACGAACCCGGTCCGGTGACGCACCGTTACAACCGGTCGGCGGACGCGCACGTCGATCGATTGCACGCGCCATGTCCGCTCGGGTGGCGCCGTGGGTGCGTAGCCGAGCAGGTAGTACGCGCGATTCTCGCGAGCGACCTGGACAAGCGCCTTGGCGACGGAGTTCGTGTTGACGATGGCGCTGCCGCCGGTCACACGGGCAACGTCGCGGAGCGCATCCAGTTCCGTGCCGTATTCCGGAACCTTGCGGAATCGGGAGACGTTCGGACCGGAATACAGCCCGCGTGGATCGACTGGATAGACGGCGACATTTCCTTCAAACGCAGCCCGGACCACCTCTCGGAGCTTCTCGCCCGTAAGATCCGTCGGGTTGGCGAGTGCCGCCCGCACGTCCACCGACAGCCCTTCATTGAACCAAAGGACGGCCTTGCGCCGAGAGGGGACCGCCGCAAGGCGCTCCACCACCAGCCGGACCATCTCGAGGCCAGCGGCGGGATCGAACAGCGTGCCGCCATCACCGAAATCGGCCGGATCGATGCCGTCGGAGCTGATCGGCCCGTTTGCGCCTGCCTCGGCCGCCCCTATCACATCCACGCCGGCCGCCCCGTCTTGCGCAATCCCGCCGCGGCCGGAGGTCCCACGCGCGATGCCGATTAGGCGATTCCGGTCAGTGCTGAAGAGCAGTGCCGCCGTGCTGCCGGACCTTAGCACGGCGGCGTAATCATGGGGCTGCAGCGTGTTCTGGATGAACTCCATGGCGAGACGGCGCGCCTGGATGCCGCTCCGTGGGCCAAGATTCAACTCGTCGATGACCAGCGCAAACACGCCGCCGGGTTCGGCAGCGTTCGAGGCGACGCCGTCCGGTGTGTCAGCCTCCGGGGGCGCCAGGCTGGCATCCACGAGACGCAACTGCTCGATCGGTGTGCGGGCTCCGTCCACCAGCAACTCGAAGTCGGCGGCTGTCAAGTCGCGCACGATCTCCCCATCAGGTCCGGTGACCGCGACATCGACCACGACAAGTGTTGTACCCGTTCGAAACTGTGCGTGGGGGTGAGATGAAGTAGCCAGCGTCGCTACGAAGGCAACGAACGGCAGCAAGCCCGCATGTTGGACGGCTCCTCTAAGCGGCATCGCCCGGATGTTGGCACACTCTGCTGGGCAGCACCACACCCAGGGCCACAGCGCCGCTACGAGGCACACTTGCGTGGGATGCGCGTCCCGCCGACTTGGGCCGCCTAGACAATATGGAATGACCGGCCCGCTATCGTAGCGTCGTAGTGCTGTGCACTCGACGAGGTGGTGGTAGCCACCGATTTCGCGGGTTAGCGCCTCGCGGCGCCAGAGCCGCACCGATAGGAGCCGGCCATGAAACAGGTTACTACGTACGTCGGCATCGATGCGCACAAGAAGGATCTCTTCGTGGCGATGTTGATCGGGGCAGCGCCCACGCCGGCGACGTGGCAGATGGCCAACGAGCCAGGCGCCGTCCGGCGGATGGTGCGCAAGCTCGAGCGCGACGCACCGGGCCCTGTGCACGTCTTCTACGAAGCCGGCCCCTGCGGGTACGCGCTGCCGCGGCAGATGACGACGGCCCGGATCGCCTGCGACGTCATCGCGCCCGCGCTGATGCCCCGGAAGCCGGGCGAGCGTGTGAAGACGAATCGCCGCGACGCTCGCAAACTGGCCGAGCTCGGGCGCGCAGGCCTCCTGACGGTGGTGCAACCGCCGACGCCGGCCGACGAAGCCGTGCGCGATCTGGCGCGGGCGCGCGACGACGCTCGCGAGGATCTCCAGCGGTGTCGCCATCGCCTCGGGAAGTTGCTGTTGCGGCGCGGGCTGCACTACACGGGGAAGAACTGGACGCAGGCGCATCGGCGATGGGTCGACAGCCTGACATGGACGCACGCGGCCGAGCGCGCGGTGGTCGAGGACTACCAGCTCGCCATCGACCACACGGACGCGCGGCTGATCGAGTTGGACGCGCGCCTGGCGGAGCTCGCCGAGCAGGCGCCGTATCGCGAGCCGGTCGGGCGGCTCCGCTGCTTCCGGGGCATTGACACGCTGACGGCCATGCTGATGCTCGCGGAGCTGCATGACTTCCGTCGCTTCGGCTCGGCCCGGGCGTTGATGGCCTTCCTGGGCTTGGTGCCCGGCGAGGACTCCAGCGGCGAGAAGCATCGCCGCGGGCGCATCACCAAAATGGGCAATGCACTGGTCCGCCGGATCCTGGTGGAAGCGAGCTGGCACTATCAGCATCGCCCAGGCGTCGGGCGCGCCCTCAAGGCGCGACGCGTGGGCCAACCGGCTCGGGTGATCGCGATCGCGGACAAGGCGCAACAGCGCCTGTGTCGACGGTGTCGGCGGATGATGGCGGAGCACAAGCCGGCCCCGAAGGTGGCGGTCGTCGAGCGGGAACTGGCGGGGTTCCTGTGGGCGGCCCTGCAACCGCCCGCTGTCGCCTCGGCTTCGCGAGCCTGAGATCGGACACGGCGCACGCGCGTCGCGAAGGTGGCGGATGCACATCGGCACGAATCAGAGGATCGGCGGCCTAGTTATGCGTTACGGATCTCGATCCAACGCGCGCTCCTAGATTGCACGTCCTCTCGACGAAGCACTGTCATGCGTGCTTCTGCCCTGGGCCACCAGGGTAATCACCGGATATCAGCGTGACTCGTCGTCGAAGCGTCCGGTGTCGTCCGTCACCTTGGTGACGTGCGTGCGCCCTGCCCGTGGAAGCTGCCGCGGCTATGGACGCTGAAGAACGCGCCCACAGCCGCTTGGAACACGACAGAACCGTTTTCCACAGCTGCCACAGGCCCTTGACAACCGGTCATTCCATATCAGACTAGGGGCGCCCCCGGGAGCTCGTGCGCGTATTTGCAGAGTACCAGCGCGGCACGGTGCGCGACAGGTGGGCAATCAACTGCGCTCGCAGAACAGCGATCCCGCAGTGGCCGTCACGCTCAGTCGCGGCAGCCTCGCCGGGAGCGCTGTCTTCTTTCGCCAGAAACGAGAGCGCTTCGTTCCCCAATCCTTGTGCCACGCGCCTTCCCAGGAAGTAAGGCCGAAATGGATCTGCTGGGTGGCGTGGCAAGGCGCCAGTAACCAGTGCTGGTGTCAAAACCGGTTCGGTCGCGCGCTTCGCCGCGAGCGATCAGCTCCTTGATGAAAGGGCCGGTCATGATCGTCTTGCAGGCGCCACGATCGGCGGCGAGGAGAAGCGCGGCGCCTGCCGCGGGATCATCGAGCCACATAGATGGCCGTCTGCTGGTGCGGTAGCTCCACCAGCGACCTGTGGACGGCCAAGACGGCGTCGAAGAAATGGGCAAGCTGTCGACGACCAGGTCTTCGGAACGGCTCGCTGACGCGGGTCGGCACGCGAACCGTGTGGGCTCCAACGCACGCATGCGGTCGGGCGTGAGGAACCGGTTGATCACCGCTCCGAATGCCGTGGGCTCCGGCGGGTCGAGTGCTGCCGCCACGACGTTCTATCGACGGGATACGAGCCTGTGCACAAGGCCTGCAAACGTCAGCGTCCACGCCGCCAACGCCACGAAGATGAACACGCGTGGAATAGCCGTCAGCGATGGCAGATTCAGTGCCTCGGCCAATCGCCAGGTGCAGGCGGTGTACATGCCGAGCGGGAACACGGCACCCCAATAGAGAGGATCGTAGCGCAGCGGGAACCGCTGAAGTCCGTGTCTCCAGATGCCCAGAATCACGAGCATCGGAATCCACCAAGTCGCCGTGGCCCAGAAGAGGAGTGTGAATCCCTTTAGAAAGGGCAGCAGCTGAGCCAGCAGCGCGGAGTGGGGTGCTTCCAGGACGAGGAAGCTTCCGGCTAACGTGGAGATGGCGACCGCGCCCATATTGATCCAGTAGGGTGGGGCCAGGTCGGATGGTTCGAGGACGAAGAACGTATAGCGATAGAAGATCAGCGAGATGATCCAGATATAGAGCATGCCCGCCCCGAGCCACATCGTCAGGCAGAAGAACAACGCCTCCTGCACATAGGCGCCGAAACCGGAGGCGAGCTGGGCGCCCAGCACGACGATCGACTGGGGGGCGACGACCGCCACGAGCCAGCCCCCGTTGATTCCCTCGGCCAGCGTCGGCTTGACGCGGGTCACGGTCAGGGCCGTGAAGATGCCGTAGGTTAACGCTGCCCAGAGGACGATCGCAAGGATCCAGAGGCCAATCGCGACACCTTGACGACCCGTGACGAGCAGAACCTGACTGCCGAGCACGGACGCAGCCGCGACCAGTGTGAAGAATCCGACCGCTCGCCTGTGATCCGAGAGATCGGCGATGATACGGGCGGGGAACCGGACGATCCGGGCAATCGTGAGCGCTGCGAGAATCGACGCAAACAGCAGGTTGGCCGGCAGCAATGCCTGGCCGAGGGTGCGGAATCCCACGAGCACGCAGGCGATGGACACGATGCCGGTGGCCATCACCATGGCGAAGTACGCGGGATGAAGGTCGGCGACGGTGGAGGCGCGCGCTGGCGTCGTGGCGCCAGTCACCGTCGGCCTCCGGGTTTTCGCACGACCGCGGCCAGCCGGAACACTCGGACGCGAGCCAGGCGAGCCTGCGCTCGGCGAGTGTGGGGACACATACGAGCAGATCCTATCCTGCTTCAGCCATTGGCCACCGCTCGTGGAAACAGAATGTTGTTCTCCAGATGCACGTGCAGGTGCATGTCGCGCTCCAACTCCGCCAGGCCGAAGTACAGGCCCCGGAATGTCGGGCATGCCCACTCGGGCGGCGTGTAGTCGGCGGTCAGCTCACGCATCCGCTCGAGTGCGTGGCCCGCATGTTCGTGTTCCGCCACCATGACGGCGATTGGCTGGCTGATCGAGGAGCCGGAGCGGGTTTCTCCGTTCTTGGCCGCGGCAATGGCGGGGAAAAGAACTCGATCTTCCTTGGCCATGTGTTCCACGAGTTCGTGCTGCAGCTCGGCCAGGGTGGCCTGCAGCGGATGCAGCGTGTCGGGTAAGTGATCGCCGTGCCGGCTCACGACCTTCGCCATCATCGCCATGAGCCGGGGCAGTTCCTCGCGCAACGGTTCGTGGAACCGCTCCTGGATGTGCGCGACCAGCTCACCGAGCGGCGCCGTCTGCCAGTTCCGGTTGCCTCCCGCCGTCGTGGTCGCCGCTTGCAGCGTGGCCACAAGCTGGTCGACATCGAGTCCCCGCTCGGCGCACGCGTCGGCAATGGGACGTCTCCCCCCACAGCAGAAATCGATGCCATGCTCCTGGAACACTCTGATCGTGGCCGGCGCCTCGGTCGCCACATCTGACACGCGTGAATCCCTCGTGATGTTCATCGTTCGATCTCCCGCCGGCCTCCGGCACGACCGCAGCCCACGTGCTCGGCCTCCTGATGGTGTCGACATCAGGCTAGCAACCGGTGTTGCGATGTTCGTTGCGCAAGCGCAAGGTCTCGTACCATGAGCGGGATGGATCCGATGCGCTCCCGCATCTTCGACGGACTTACCGAGACCGAGCGCCGCCAATGGCTGGGGACGGCGCGGCAGCGTGATGTCCGGAGAAACGAGTCGGTGGCGCGCCAGGGTGAGCCAGTGCGGGCATTTGCACTGGTCGAATCCGGACTGCTGAAGCTCTTGCAGCTCACACCGGACGGCCGAGAATTGATCGTCCGCTTCGTGGGACCTGGCGAACCGTTCGGCGGAGTCGCCGTCCTGGATGCGGCGGTCTATCCGGTCACGGCTCTAGCCCTGGAACCGACGCGCCTGCTGACGTGGCAGGCTGAGGTGTTGCGGCCATTGCTGGATCGCTACCCGCAGGTTCGGCTGAACATCACACGCGAGATCGCGGCGCACATGACCGACGCGCTGACGCGGGTGCGCGAGCTCGCGACGGAGCGCGTGAGCCAGCGCTTGGCCCACACGCTGCTGCGACTGATGCGTCAGGCCGGAACGCCGGGACCCGATGGCGTGCTGATCGCCCACCCGCTCACCCGGCAGGAACTCGCCGACCTCACGGGCACGACGCTGTATACCGTGAGCCGGACACTCTCGCGCTGGCAGGCGGAGGGCGTTCTGCGGTCGACGCGCCGGCAGTTGCTCGTTCGTGCTCCCAAACGGCTCGAGGCGCTCAGTCGCGCCCCGGAATAGTTGGTGCTGGCTGTCCGCGCGGTCTGGTAGCTTCGGCTTCCATGTCCCGATTGCGAAGGACTCTCACGACGCAACACTCACCAGCGGGTCGTCGAGCCCGGGGTGCGACAGCCACAGCGTCCGGTACAGGTTGATCGCGAAGATGCCGAGGGCCGCCAGCTCTATCCCTCCTGAGAGAGGTAGTACGAACCACGCCCATTCTGCGTACTGCTCGTACGCGAGGATCTCGCTGGAGACGCGCAGAACGCAGCCGAGCATCAGGAGTGTCAGCCCCAGTCCCATAAAGCTGGGGCTCCACAGCGGTCGGTGAGCGGCAAAGCCAGGTAGCATCCGTTGACCAACAGCCAGCACCATCGCCGCGACGAATCCGACCGTGAAGGCGTGCCGCGAGGCGCCCCAGAGCCCACCAGCGACGTCCCAGTGGGCCGCGGCGGCCCCCAGCCCGGCGGCCACGAGGAGCCAGGCGTAGGCAAGCCGCACGAAGGTTGGAAACCGGACATGCACGCCGCGGATCCTGGCTTCGGCAATCGGTCGCTCGAACAGGCGAAGTCCGATGACGGCCAGTACTGCGGCACCCACCGCGAGGGTGGTACCCAGACCCAGGAACCCGGCGAAGACGCTCACGATGCCCACGACATTGGCAGCGACGGCGCCGAAGAGTGCCCACACTCGCAGCGGTGGAAGACCGAGCAGCACGGGCATCCAGCGTGCCGTGAAGCCCCAGATGAAGGGCGCGAGGATGCCCCACGTGAGTAACACGAGCACGCGTTGGTTGAAGACGTGCGACACGCTCGGATCCCCAGCGTGCCTGGCCAGCTCTACCGCTATGCCGACGTTCAGCAGAAGAGTCGTCAGCCATGCCACCACCCCGGTGATCACCACCACGAGCCAGGCGCGCGGCGACGGCACCCCGGCGGTTGGCGCGGCGGGCCGGTGGCTGGACACGACGTGGAGGAAGAGCACGAAGGCGGCCAGCTCGGCGACAGCTGACAGCGGGAAGAGCACCCGCCACTGCCATTCGTACACGTTCGTGGTCCATCGCAACGCCACCCCGGCTGTCCAGAGCGCCCACGTCGCCCACCCGACCTGGAGCGCGCGTGCACGAAGGTTGGTCGACGGCACCGAATAGATGCCAATACCCAGCATGAAGCTGCCGACCCAGCCGAAGACCAGCGCGTGCCCGTGCGCCTGAGTCCAGGCCGGCGAGATGAGCGCCACGCTCTCCCGCCCGCTGATCTGCAGCAGGTTCACCACGCCCAGAAGGGTCCCCGGTCCAATCATGAACATCAAGCCTGACGCCAGGAAGGCGCGCAGCAACGTGGCGCGTGCGTTGTCGCGCGCCGCGGCAACGGCGAACGTGTGGGACGCAACAGCCGTGCTCATGGCGCCAGTGTAGGGCGCTCGGGGCCTTGGAACCTTGCGCTGGCGCAAAGGACGGTGTCATGTGAACTGTAGACGAGGGTGACCCGGCGGACGCGCGCTCGAGAGCAATCACCCCGACTCACTCCCCGATAGAGGGTCTGCAGCTCGGTGAGGTGCTTACGGAGGGCCGTCGGATTGGCGGTCGTTCGGATCATGGTTTCAGCGAACCCCTCGGCCTGCTGAGCGACCGCCGTCGCCGCGTCGAGCAATTCCTGCAGCTGCTAGTCACGGTTGACATGAAGGCCCGCAGGCGGCCAGCTCAGCCTCGAGTATCGAGCGGCATGTGCTCACCCGGGTCGCCTACTCGAAGCGATACAGATACCGCAGGAGCCCGGCGTTGAGCAGGAAGCACAGCGCGCTGGCCCCGAGCGCCGGCAGGACGATCGATCGCTCCCCGCCAAGATACGCATTCATACTGGCGGTCAGCAGCCACAATTGCAGCACGACCAGAATCAAGACGAACACCAGCATGCCCGTGACGATGGTCGTCCTTTGACTGCGAATCAGTGACCGTGGCCGGGTCATGATGACGGTTCCTCCACGCCGGTCGCATAGACTGATCCGTCCCGCATTTCGAGTGCGACGCGGGGCAACGGCCGCTGTGGTGGTCCCGCCACCGGCCGTCCCGTGGACAGGTCGAACCAGCCGTTGTGACATGGGCAATGCAATCGCCCCAGCGCGACCATCGGCACGACCGGACACGCGAGATGCGTGCACTGCTGGTCGTACGCGACGAACGATGTGGCGCCGGTGCGCACGAGCAGACGGGGCGGGCTTCCTGCTGGGTACTGGAATGTCTTGGCGCCGCCCACTGGCAGTTCCTCGATGGCTGCGATCGCCACGGCCGGTGACCGTCCAGTCGGCCGTTCGAGGAGGCTCTTGACGAGCAGCCACACGTGCCCGGCGACAAAGGCCCCGCTCGTGAGGACCATGAACTTCACGAGCTCGCGCCTTGATACGAACTCGTCTTGTCCCGCATCGATGGGAAAATCACGGCGCCACTTCGGCTGCGCGTCCGTGGCGCCTCGATCGGGAGGCACCACTGGGCGGTCCGAGTCCGTCACCAGGCCGGGATTTCGCGAGATCACGGCGTCCTCCCGGAGACCGTTTCGTCGAAGATGTCCTCGAGGACCTCGTGTCCCACCGTCGGCTCGAACATGGCGGCGGTGACGTCGATCACGTCGGCCGGCACATCGGCGGGCACCATGACATTCACCTTCGTACGAATAGTCTGGGCGCCGAACTGAAACGTGTTGACCGGCCTCGCCTGGGGTCGGAGTCGACGCATCTCCTCACGGGTGCCGAAGGCCAGTGCCTGGCTTGGACAGACCGACGCGCACATCGGCTTCAGGCCAGCCGACGTACGGTCATAGCACATGTCGCACTTCATCATGAGCCCGAAGCGGGATTGCATCTTCGGTACCCCGAAGGGGCAGGCCAGGACGCAGTTGTTGCAGGCGATGCACCGCGCCTTGCGCGCGGTCT harbors:
- a CDS encoding VWA domain-containing protein: MPLRGAVQHAGLLPFVAFVATLATSSHPHAQFRTGTTLVVVDVAVTGPDGEIVRDLTAADFELLVDGARTPIEQLRLVDASLAPPEADTPDGVASNAAEPGGVFALVIDELNLGPRSGIQARRLAMEFIQNTLQPHDYAAVLRSGSTAALLFSTDRNRLIGIARGTSGRGGIAQDGAAGVDVIGAAEAGANGPISSDGIDPADFGDGGTLFDPAAGLEMVRLVVERLAAVPSRRKAVLWFNEGLSVDVRAALANPTDLTGEKLREVVRAAFEGNVAVYPVDPRGLYSGPNVSRFRKVPEYGTELDALRDVARVTGGSAIVNTNSVAKALVQVARENRAYYLLGYAPTAPPERTWRVQSIDVRVRRPVVTVRHRTGFVPLARPAVPALVPVAAPLPIRGVRVAMAPALVSHLSRSPSVVAPFAVLGGLPVGSDATYLVMAVDEKGVMRAQQSGRVPRSGARAVTAAPRLSLPAGNYQFRLIVQGVGTGGTVFADVTVPKDAASSAVCAGVHLEQAGAELASATHVFAGGAALRAHATASALGHLKGSDVSAVVESEGVTVLSAPVSVSPAGRGWWRLESSLTLPTAAGRYRLRMHSDGRPIDSCSTELDVAP
- a CDS encoding IS110 family transposase; translation: MKQVTTYVGIDAHKKDLFVAMLIGAAPTPATWQMANEPGAVRRMVRKLERDAPGPVHVFYEAGPCGYALPRQMTTARIACDVIAPALMPRKPGERVKTNRRDARKLAELGRAGLLTVVQPPTPADEAVRDLARARDDAREDLQRCRHRLGKLLLRRGLHYTGKNWTQAHRRWVDSLTWTHAAERAVVEDYQLAIDHTDARLIELDARLAELAEQAPYREPVGRLRCFRGIDTLTAMLMLAELHDFRRFGSARALMAFLGLVPGEDSSGEKHRRGRITKMGNALVRRILVEASWHYQHRPGVGRALKARRVGQPARVIAIADKAQQRLCRRCRRMMAEHKPAPKVAVVERELAGFLWAALQPPAVASASRA
- a CDS encoding tellurite resistance/C4-dicarboxylate transporter family protein; this translates as MTGATTPARASTVADLHPAYFAMVMATGIVSIACVLVGFRTLGQALLPANLLFASILAALTIARIVRFPARIIADLSDHRRAVGFFTLVAAASVLGSQVLLVTGRQGVAIGLWILAIVLWAALTYGIFTALTVTRVKPTLAEGINGGWLVAVVAPQSIVVLGAQLASGFGAYVQEALFFCLTMWLGAGMLYIWIISLIFYRYTFFVLEPSDLAPPYWINMGAVAISTLAGSFLVLEAPHSALLAQLLPFLKGFTLLFWATATWWIPMLVILGIWRHGLQRFPLRYDPLYWGAVFPLGMYTACTWRLAEALNLPSLTAIPRVFIFVALAAWTLTFAGLVHRLVSRR
- the ric gene encoding iron-sulfur cluster repair di-iron protein, with the protein product MNITRDSRVSDVATEAPATIRVFQEHGIDFCCGGRRPIADACAERGLDVDQLVATLQAATTTAGGNRNWQTAPLGELVAHIQERFHEPLREELPRLMAMMAKVVSRHGDHLPDTLHPLQATLAELQHELVEHMAKEDRVLFPAIAAAKNGETRSGSSISQPIAVMVAEHEHAGHALERMRELTADYTPPEWACPTFRGLYFGLAELERDMHLHVHLENNILFPRAVANG
- a CDS encoding Crp/Fnr family transcriptional regulator; translation: MDPMRSRIFDGLTETERRQWLGTARQRDVRRNESVARQGEPVRAFALVESGLLKLLQLTPDGRELIVRFVGPGEPFGGVAVLDAAVYPVTALALEPTRLLTWQAEVLRPLLDRYPQVRLNITREIAAHMTDALTRVRELATERVSQRLAHTLLRLMRQAGTPGPDGVLIAHPLTRQELADLTGTTLYTVSRTLSRWQAEGVLRSTRRQLLVRAPKRLEALSRAPE
- a CDS encoding NnrS family protein, which produces MSTAVASHTFAVAAARDNARATLLRAFLASGLMFMIGPGTLLGVVNLLQISGRESVALISPAWTQAHGHALVFGWVGSFMLGIGIYSVPSTNLRARALQVGWATWALWTAGVALRWTTNVYEWQWRVLFPLSAVAELAAFVLFLHVVSSHRPAAPTAGVPSPRAWLVVVITGVVAWLTTLLLNVGIAVELARHAGDPSVSHVFNQRVLVLLTWGILAPFIWGFTARWMPVLLGLPPLRVWALFGAVAANVVGIVSVFAGFLGLGTTLAVGAAVLAVIGLRLFERPIAEARIRGVHVRFPTFVRLAYAWLLVAAGLGAAAAHWDVAGGLWGASRHAFTVGFVAAMVLAVGQRMLPGFAAHRPLWSPSFMGLGLTLLMLGCVLRVSSEILAYEQYAEWAWFVLPLSGGIELAALGIFAINLYRTLWLSHPGLDDPLVSVAS
- a CDS encoding DUF6755 family protein, which gives rise to MTRPRSLIRSQRTTIVTGMLVFVLILVVLQLWLLTASMNAYLGGERSIVLPALGASALCFLLNAGLLRYLYRFE
- a CDS encoding Rieske 2Fe-2S domain-containing protein — its product is MVLTSGAFVAGHVWLLVKSLLERPTGRSPAVAIAAIEELPVGGAKTFQYPAGSPPRLLVRTGATSFVAYDQQCTHLACPVVPMVALGRLHCPCHNGWFDLSTGRPVAGPPQRPLPRVALEMRDGSVYATGVEEPSS
- a CDS encoding 4Fe-4S dicluster domain-containing protein — encoded protein: MSVSDRYEFFVDPARCIGCQSCIQACTECDTHKGQSMIQLDVLDRAGSTQTVPVVCMHCDSPTCAEVCPADAIKRTEDGVVQTARKARCIACNNCVLACPFGVPKMQSRFGLMMKCDMCYDRTSAGLKPMCASVCPSQALAFGTREEMRRLRPQARPVNTFQFGAQTIRTKVNVMVPADVPADVIDVTAAMFEPTVGHEVLEDIFDETVSGRTP